A DNA window from Clavibacter sepedonicus contains the following coding sequences:
- a CDS encoding phosphoenolpyruvate carboxylase, producing the protein MTTPPKKPLPLEHDSTRDGTRDAVEPALRSDVSHLGGLLGQVLRESGGEDLLRDVERLRELVIDAYESARDASIDDAERLVATFTPERAEQVARAFTCYFHLANLAEEHHRVRVLREREAAAGFVPDSIPDAVGTLTEELGREEAMRRLGEMRFHPVLTAHPTEARRRAVATGIRRIGDLLTERDGAMAGTLTGADIDRRLLEEIDGLWRTSPLRTTRPTPLDEVRTAMGVFDQTLFEVVPRVYRLLDDWLLGEEAGVRDAVAPAFFRLGNWIAADRDGNPYVTAAVTEEAAGIASEHILLGLERVALRVGRSLTLGDADTPPSPELRELAAAQDALAPHLTARIGTRAPAELHRRVLLVIAGRLAATRERHDDPIAYPSAAELLADLRVLQGSLRSAGAHRIAGGELQGLIWQAETFGFHLAEMEVRQHSQVHREALREVLAVAAADASGDAVPELAPMTVEVLYVFRALARLQERHGVAPFCRFIVSFTQSADDIRTVHELAALALGSAEDAPVLDVIPLFETFADLNASTEILDGMIRLPQVAARLEQTGRKLEVMLGYSDSSKDVGPVSATFALFDAQARIAAWARENDIELTLFHGRGGALGRGGGPADRAVRAQPPGSVDGRFKLTEQGEVIFAHYGDKRIAARHIEQMAAATLLASAPSNEERNAAAAQGSAEMVRTMDEASRARFFELVKAPGFAPWFTQVTPMEEIGLLALGSRPARRGLSVESLEDLRAIPWVFAWTQARINLTGWFGLGSALAAVGDEAVLRKAYDEWPLFTSMIDNVEMSLAKTDGRLAERYLALGDRPDLAALVTEEMELTREWVRKATGRGDILEGRPVLRRAVRLRSPYVDALSLLQLRALRALRTTASAATGQAAPGQADPTDPDHRLLLLTVNGIAAGLQNTG; encoded by the coding sequence GTGACGACTCCCCCGAAGAAGCCGCTTCCCCTCGAGCACGACTCCACCCGCGACGGCACGCGCGACGCCGTCGAGCCGGCGCTCCGCTCCGACGTCAGCCACCTCGGCGGCCTCCTCGGCCAGGTGCTCCGCGAGTCCGGCGGCGAGGATCTGCTGCGCGACGTCGAGCGCCTGCGCGAGCTGGTCATCGACGCGTACGAGAGCGCGCGCGACGCCTCCATCGACGACGCCGAGCGCCTCGTTGCCACGTTCACGCCCGAGCGCGCCGAGCAGGTCGCCCGGGCGTTCACCTGCTACTTCCACCTCGCGAACCTGGCCGAGGAGCACCACCGCGTCCGTGTCCTCCGCGAGCGCGAGGCGGCGGCGGGCTTCGTGCCCGACTCCATCCCGGACGCGGTCGGCACGCTCACCGAGGAGCTCGGCCGCGAGGAGGCCATGCGCCGCCTCGGCGAGATGCGGTTCCACCCGGTGCTCACGGCGCACCCCACCGAGGCGCGTCGGCGGGCGGTGGCCACGGGGATCCGCCGCATCGGCGACCTGCTCACGGAGCGCGACGGGGCCATGGCCGGCACGCTCACCGGTGCGGACATCGACCGCCGGCTGCTCGAGGAGATCGACGGCCTGTGGCGCACCTCGCCGCTGCGCACCACGCGGCCCACGCCGCTCGACGAGGTCCGCACCGCGATGGGCGTCTTCGACCAGACGCTGTTCGAGGTCGTGCCGCGCGTCTACCGCCTGCTCGACGACTGGCTCCTCGGCGAGGAGGCCGGCGTCCGCGACGCGGTCGCGCCCGCGTTCTTCCGGCTCGGCAACTGGATCGCGGCGGATCGCGACGGCAACCCGTACGTCACCGCCGCGGTCACCGAGGAGGCCGCGGGCATCGCCAGCGAGCACATCCTGCTCGGCCTCGAGCGCGTCGCCCTCCGCGTCGGACGATCCCTCACGCTCGGCGACGCCGACACCCCGCCGAGCCCGGAGCTCCGCGAGCTGGCCGCCGCGCAGGACGCGCTCGCGCCGCACCTCACCGCCCGCATCGGCACCCGCGCGCCCGCCGAGCTGCACCGCCGCGTGCTGCTCGTGATCGCCGGCCGCCTCGCCGCCACGCGCGAGCGCCACGACGACCCCATCGCCTACCCGTCGGCCGCCGAGCTGCTCGCCGACCTCCGCGTGCTGCAGGGATCGCTCCGGAGCGCGGGCGCGCACCGCATCGCGGGCGGCGAGCTGCAGGGCCTCATCTGGCAGGCCGAGACCTTCGGCTTCCACCTCGCCGAGATGGAGGTGCGCCAGCACTCGCAGGTGCACCGCGAGGCGCTCCGCGAGGTGCTCGCCGTGGCCGCGGCGGATGCGTCGGGCGACGCCGTCCCCGAGCTCGCGCCCATGACGGTCGAGGTGCTCTACGTGTTCCGCGCCCTCGCCCGCCTGCAGGAGCGGCACGGCGTCGCGCCCTTCTGCCGCTTCATCGTGTCGTTCACGCAGTCGGCCGACGACATCCGCACGGTGCACGAGCTGGCCGCGCTCGCGCTCGGCTCCGCGGAGGACGCGCCCGTGCTCGACGTCATCCCGCTGTTCGAGACGTTCGCCGATCTCAACGCGAGCACCGAGATCCTCGACGGCATGATCCGGCTGCCCCAGGTCGCGGCCCGCCTCGAGCAGACGGGGCGGAAGCTCGAGGTCATGCTCGGCTACTCCGACTCGTCGAAGGACGTCGGGCCCGTGTCCGCGACCTTCGCGCTGTTCGACGCGCAGGCCCGCATCGCCGCGTGGGCGCGCGAGAACGACATCGAGCTCACGCTCTTCCACGGCCGCGGCGGCGCCCTCGGGCGTGGTGGCGGCCCGGCCGACCGCGCCGTCCGGGCCCAGCCGCCGGGATCCGTCGACGGCCGCTTCAAGCTCACCGAGCAGGGCGAGGTGATCTTCGCCCACTACGGCGACAAGCGCATCGCCGCCCGGCACATCGAGCAAATGGCCGCCGCGACCCTGCTCGCGTCCGCGCCCTCGAACGAGGAGCGCAACGCGGCCGCCGCGCAGGGATCCGCCGAGATGGTGCGCACGATGGACGAGGCCTCCCGCGCCCGCTTCTTCGAGCTCGTGAAGGCGCCCGGCTTCGCGCCGTGGTTCACGCAGGTCACGCCGATGGAGGAGATCGGGCTGCTGGCGCTCGGTTCGCGGCCCGCCCGCCGCGGCCTGTCGGTCGAGTCGCTCGAGGACCTGCGGGCCATCCCGTGGGTGTTCGCGTGGACGCAGGCGCGCATCAACCTCACGGGCTGGTTCGGCCTGGGGTCGGCGCTGGCCGCCGTCGGCGACGAGGCCGTGCTGCGCAAGGCCTACGACGAGTGGCCGCTGTTCACCTCGATGATCGACAACGTCGAGATGTCGCTCGCCAAGACCGACGGCCGCCTCGCGGAGCGCTACCTCGCGCTCGGCGACCGGCCGGATCTCGCGGCGCTCGTCACCGAGGAGATGGAGCTCACGCGCGAGTGGGTGCGCAAGGCCACCGGGCGCGGCGACATCCTCGAGGGCCGGCCGGTGCTGCGCCGGGCGGTGCGTCTGCGCAGCCCGTACGTCGACGCGCTGTCGCTGCTGCAGCTCCGCGCGCTCCGTGCGCTGCGCACGACGGCCTCCGCTGCGACCGGCCAGGCCGCTCCCGGCCAGGCCGACCCGACGGATCCGGACCACCGGCTCCTGCTGCTCACCGTCAACGGCATCGCGGCGGGGCTGCAGAACACGGGGTGA
- a CDS encoding DEAD/DEAH box helicase, with amino-acid sequence MSTLPTPPPHVGSAAAEHLSPAFPERAAWGTVSKLRAWQEEALTAYFEKEPRDFLANATPGAGKTTFALRLASELLHRKTVDRIAVVAPTEHLKKQWADAAARAGVRLDPMYSNSSGALGRHYHGAAVTYAQVAANPYLHKTMTESSRTLVILDEVHHGGDALSWGDAIREAFERATRRLSLTGTPFRSDTAPIPFVSYLRDHRGVRLSQTDYDYGYSRALADGVVRPVIFLAYAGSMRWRNKMGDEMEAQLAEGNTKDITSQAWRTALAPDGEWIPQVLAAADRRLSEVRQSIPDAGGLVIATDHTTARAYAAILQRISGQPVTLVLSDDVEASANIDRFSASTSRWMVAVRMVSEGVDVPRLAVGVYATSASTPLFFAQAVGRFVRARRRGETASIFLPSVPNLLVLANELERQRDHALDRDSSKEGDLYNPEDAMMGEANRSEKGSDSLLSEFSFEAMGSEATFDKVLFDGAEFGQMADVGSLEEEEFIGLPGILEPEQVRELLAQRQHRQSRHASERERKQAESGAPKDPDDIPLYRTLKEQRQLLNSLVGMRAKLHGEPHGLVHAELRRVCGGPAVGQCSVTQLQQRIDQLRKWMRS; translated from the coding sequence GTGAGCACCCTCCCGACCCCTCCACCGCACGTCGGATCCGCCGCGGCCGAGCACCTCTCGCCGGCCTTCCCGGAGCGCGCCGCCTGGGGCACCGTCAGCAAGCTGCGGGCCTGGCAGGAGGAGGCGCTCACCGCGTACTTCGAGAAGGAGCCGCGGGACTTCCTCGCCAACGCGACGCCGGGCGCCGGCAAGACCACGTTCGCGCTCCGTCTCGCGTCCGAGCTGCTGCACCGCAAGACCGTCGACCGGATCGCCGTGGTCGCCCCCACCGAGCACCTCAAGAAGCAGTGGGCCGACGCGGCCGCGCGCGCGGGCGTCCGCCTCGATCCCATGTACAGCAACTCCTCCGGCGCGCTCGGCCGGCACTACCACGGGGCCGCCGTCACGTACGCGCAGGTCGCGGCGAACCCCTACCTGCACAAGACGATGACCGAGTCGAGCCGCACCCTCGTGATCCTCGACGAGGTCCACCACGGTGGCGACGCGCTCAGCTGGGGCGACGCCATCCGCGAGGCCTTCGAGCGCGCGACCCGACGCCTCTCGCTCACCGGGACGCCGTTCCGCTCCGACACCGCGCCCATCCCGTTCGTCAGCTACCTCCGCGACCACCGCGGCGTCCGCCTCTCGCAGACCGACTACGACTACGGCTACTCACGCGCGCTGGCCGACGGCGTTGTGCGGCCCGTCATCTTCCTCGCCTACGCCGGCAGCATGCGCTGGCGCAACAAGATGGGCGACGAGATGGAGGCGCAGCTCGCCGAGGGGAACACCAAGGACATCACGTCGCAGGCGTGGCGCACGGCGCTCGCCCCCGACGGCGAGTGGATCCCGCAGGTGCTCGCCGCCGCCGACCGGCGCCTCAGCGAGGTGCGGCAGTCGATCCCCGACGCCGGCGGCCTGGTCATCGCGACCGACCACACGACCGCGCGGGCCTACGCGGCGATCCTGCAGCGGATCAGCGGGCAGCCCGTCACCCTCGTGCTCTCCGACGACGTCGAGGCGAGCGCCAACATCGACCGCTTCTCCGCGAGCACCTCGCGCTGGATGGTCGCGGTGCGCATGGTCTCCGAGGGCGTCGACGTGCCGCGGCTCGCCGTGGGCGTCTACGCCACCAGCGCGTCCACGCCGCTGTTCTTCGCGCAGGCCGTCGGGCGCTTCGTCCGGGCCAGGCGCCGCGGCGAGACGGCGTCGATCTTCCTGCCGAGCGTCCCCAACCTCCTCGTGCTCGCCAACGAGCTGGAGCGCCAGCGGGACCACGCGCTCGACCGCGACTCCTCGAAGGAGGGCGACCTCTACAACCCCGAGGACGCCATGATGGGCGAGGCGAACCGCAGCGAGAAGGGATCCGACTCCCTGCTGAGCGAGTTCTCGTTCGAGGCCATGGGGTCTGAGGCCACGTTCGACAAGGTGCTCTTCGACGGCGCCGAGTTCGGGCAGATGGCCGACGTCGGCAGCCTCGAGGAGGAGGAGTTCATCGGGCTCCCCGGCATCCTCGAGCCCGAGCAGGTGCGCGAGCTCCTCGCCCAGCGGCAGCACCGCCAGTCGAGGCACGCGAGCGAGCGCGAGCGGAAGCAGGCCGAGAGCGGCGCGCCGAAGGACCCCGACGACATCCCGCTGTACCGCACGCTCAAGGAGCAGCGCCAGCTCCTCAACAGCCTCGTCGGCATGCGCGCGAAGCTGCACGGCGAGCCGCACGGCCTCGTGCACGCCGAGCTCCGTCGCGTGTGCGGCGGACCCGCGGTCGGCCAGTGCAGCGTGACGCAGCTGCAGCAGCGCATCGACCAGCTCCGGAAGTGGATGCGCAGCTAG
- a CDS encoding IS481-like element IS1121 family transposase, with protein sequence MSHGNARLTVHGRVLLVRRVVEDRRPVAHVARELGVSWQCAHRWVNRFRAEGLRGLTDRSSRPRSVPRRTSPERERAVLEARAQLRAGPARLAPVTGVPSRTISRILRRHGAPPLAWLDPVTGAVIRASRSTAHRYEHEHPGDLIHVDVKKLGRIPDGGGWRVHGRSEQVRGRGIGFDYVHAAVDDHTRLAYAEIHPDEKGATAAGFLTRAAAYFAGHGITRIERVITDNAFAYRHSTAFKNAVQDLGARQKFIRPHCPWQNGKVERFNRTLATEWAYRQPFTSNQHRADALDPFIEHYNTERIHSSHGLTPAARVSPTS encoded by the coding sequence ATGTCCCACGGTAATGCTCGTCTGACGGTTCACGGGAGGGTTCTCCTCGTGCGGCGGGTGGTGGAGGATCGTCGGCCGGTCGCGCACGTCGCGCGGGAGCTGGGGGTGTCGTGGCAGTGCGCGCATCGATGGGTGAACCGGTTCCGTGCCGAGGGGCTGCGAGGGCTGACGGATCGGTCATCGCGGCCCCGGTCAGTACCGAGGCGAACGAGCCCGGAGCGGGAACGGGCCGTGCTGGAAGCGCGGGCCCAGTTGCGGGCGGGTCCTGCGCGGCTGGCGCCGGTGACAGGTGTTCCATCCCGTACGATCTCCCGCATCCTGCGCCGGCACGGGGCGCCGCCGTTGGCATGGTTGGACCCCGTCACCGGGGCCGTGATCCGGGCATCCCGGTCAACGGCGCACCGGTATGAGCACGAGCATCCGGGTGATCTGATCCACGTGGACGTGAAGAAGCTCGGGAGGATCCCGGACGGAGGCGGCTGGCGGGTCCACGGGCGCAGCGAGCAGGTCCGCGGCCGCGGGATCGGGTTCGATTACGTCCATGCCGCGGTCGATGACCACACCCGTCTCGCCTACGCGGAGATCCATCCCGATGAGAAAGGCGCGACCGCGGCCGGGTTCCTGACCCGCGCAGCGGCGTACTTCGCCGGGCATGGGATCACCCGGATCGAGCGGGTCATCACGGACAACGCGTTCGCCTACCGGCACTCGACCGCGTTCAAGAACGCCGTCCAGGACCTGGGCGCGCGGCAGAAGTTCATCCGCCCGCACTGCCCCTGGCAGAACGGCAAGGTCGAGCGCTTCAACCGGACCCTCGCGACCGAGTGGGCCTACCGGCAACCCTTCACCAGCAACCAACACCGGGCCGACGCGCTTGACCCCTTCATCGAGCACTACAACACTGAACGAATCCACTCAAGCCACGGGCTCACGCCCGCGGCCCGAGTGTCACCAACGTCATGA
- a CDS encoding NAD-dependent epimerase/dehydratase family protein codes for MGTITITGGSGRIATSIRHLLLAAGHELRLLDVVAPPTPLAPGETSAIVDTTDVDACTEAFRGSDLVVHLAAHAAERPWEAIQRVNNDGAHAVHEAVVRAGVPRILAASSIHAVGFLPATEAARDDVPAPRPDTFYGLSKVLLEGLGSMYADRHGHVVVSVRIMTAEPEPSQARSVSTWLSPGDAARLVEAVLRWDEPGHRIVWGVSRNTRRWVSLAAGEAIGYLPEDDAEVFAHRFPELGEDTSPPAGVLLGSIFTEVELGSDMGRGR; via the coding sequence ATGGGCACGATCACGATCACGGGAGGATCCGGCCGGATCGCCACGAGCATCCGCCACCTCCTGCTCGCCGCCGGGCACGAGCTGCGGCTGCTCGACGTGGTCGCGCCGCCGACGCCGCTCGCGCCGGGGGAGACCTCGGCCATCGTCGACACCACCGACGTGGACGCGTGCACCGAGGCGTTCCGCGGATCCGACCTCGTGGTGCACCTCGCGGCGCACGCGGCCGAGCGGCCGTGGGAGGCGATCCAGCGGGTGAACAACGACGGCGCGCACGCCGTGCACGAGGCGGTCGTGCGGGCGGGGGTGCCGCGGATCCTCGCGGCCAGCTCCATCCACGCCGTCGGCTTCCTGCCCGCCACCGAGGCCGCGCGCGACGACGTGCCCGCACCCCGGCCCGACACGTTCTACGGCCTGAGCAAGGTGCTGCTCGAGGGTCTCGGCAGCATGTACGCCGACCGGCACGGGCACGTCGTGGTGAGTGTGCGGATCATGACGGCCGAGCCCGAGCCGTCGCAGGCCCGCAGCGTCTCGACCTGGCTGTCGCCAGGCGATGCGGCACGTCTCGTCGAGGCCGTGCTGCGGTGGGACGAGCCCGGCCACCGCATCGTCTGGGGCGTCTCGCGGAACACGCGCCGCTGGGTGTCGCTCGCGGCGGGCGAGGCGATCGGCTACCTCCCCGAGGACGACGCCGAGGTCTTCGCCCACCGCTTCCCGGAGCTCGGGGAGGACACGTCGCCGCCCGCGGGCGTGCTGCTGGGGTCGATCTTCACGGAGGTCGAGCTGGGGTCCGACATGGGGCGAGGCCGCTAA
- a CDS encoding response regulator transcription factor, which produces MERSDAVTVVVAADDPARARLLRDALALADDIAVVGYALGPDGLDDLLRLAAPEVVLMDRALFSALRASGVDGVAPSDPSPRPACVVVCDSFTREDGIDLVRDGAHGALDARAPVAALAGAVHVAAAGGSAVATSGISTVACETIGITPREGDVLQGVLLGWSNAEIAEEIALSSETVKSHVASLMRKLACRNRVALAVRAYQMGARP; this is translated from the coding sequence ATGGAGCGGTCAGACGCGGTCACGGTCGTCGTCGCGGCGGACGATCCGGCCCGGGCTCGCCTCTTGCGGGACGCGCTGGCGCTCGCGGACGACATCGCCGTCGTGGGCTACGCGCTCGGTCCCGACGGGTTGGACGACCTGCTCCGACTGGCCGCGCCCGAGGTCGTGCTCATGGACCGTGCGCTCTTCTCGGCACTTCGGGCGTCGGGCGTCGACGGAGTCGCCCCGTCGGATCCCTCGCCCCGCCCCGCCTGCGTGGTGGTGTGCGACTCCTTCACGCGCGAGGACGGCATCGACCTCGTGCGCGACGGCGCGCACGGGGCCCTCGATGCGCGGGCCCCCGTCGCAGCCCTGGCCGGGGCCGTCCATGTCGCCGCTGCAGGCGGATCCGCCGTCGCCACGAGCGGGATCTCCACCGTCGCCTGCGAGACCATCGGCATCACCCCACGCGAGGGTGATGTGCTCCAGGGAGTCTTGCTGGGTTGGTCGAACGCCGAGATCGCCGAAGAGATCGCGCTCAGCTCGGAGACCGTCAAGTCCCACGTCGCCTCACTGATGCGCAAGCTGGCGTGTCGCAATCGCGTGGCGCTGGCCGTGAGGGCGTACCAGATGGGCGCGAGGCCGTGA
- a CDS encoding acyl-CoA dehydrogenase family protein, whose amino-acid sequence MTPDAPADPLAHLDDALLDRIRARAAGYDARNAFFAEDLDELRDAGHLRLLVPRALGGSGASLADAVRAQHLLAQAAPATALGVGMHLVWTAAARILADRGDDSLRGVLEDAGRGELLAFAISEPGNDQALADALTRAEPDADGGYRFTGTKVSSSMAPAWTRLGLFGRDGTDPERPLLVHAFVPRDAAGLEIVPDWDTLGMRATQSHTVILRDVRARPADVVRRREHGRRDDPFVLAVLQAFELLIAAVYAGIGQRALDLAVESALRRTSRAAGGATLAADPGIRHLVAEAALAQDALLPQLTALAADVDRGVDHGDRWASLLVGAKVRATRTAAEVVQRAVAVAGGGSFQTGDELGRLYRDVLAGGFHPSSDRQTAETIATTLLGPVPRTS is encoded by the coding sequence ATGACGCCCGACGCCCCGGCCGACCCGCTCGCGCACCTCGACGACGCGCTCCTCGACCGGATCCGCGCACGGGCTGCCGGCTACGACGCCCGCAACGCGTTCTTCGCGGAGGACCTCGACGAGCTGCGGGACGCCGGCCACCTCCGGCTCCTCGTGCCGCGCGCGCTCGGCGGGTCGGGCGCATCCCTCGCCGACGCCGTGCGCGCGCAGCACCTCCTCGCCCAGGCCGCGCCCGCCACGGCGCTCGGCGTCGGGATGCACCTCGTCTGGACCGCCGCCGCCCGGATCCTGGCCGACCGCGGCGACGACTCGCTCCGCGGCGTCCTCGAGGACGCCGGCCGCGGCGAGCTGCTGGCCTTCGCGATCAGCGAGCCCGGCAACGACCAGGCGCTCGCCGACGCGCTCACGCGGGCCGAGCCCGACGCGGACGGCGGGTACCGGTTCACGGGCACCAAGGTCTCCTCCAGCATGGCGCCCGCCTGGACGAGGCTCGGTCTCTTCGGACGCGACGGCACGGATCCGGAGCGGCCCCTCCTCGTGCACGCCTTCGTGCCGCGCGACGCCGCCGGCCTCGAGATCGTGCCCGACTGGGACACGCTCGGCATGCGGGCGACCCAGAGCCACACGGTGATCCTGCGGGACGTGCGCGCGAGGCCCGCCGACGTGGTCCGCCGCCGCGAGCACGGCCGTCGCGACGACCCGTTCGTCCTCGCCGTGCTGCAGGCGTTCGAGCTGCTCATCGCCGCCGTGTACGCGGGGATCGGGCAGCGCGCGCTCGACCTCGCCGTGGAGTCCGCGCTCCGCCGCACCTCGCGCGCGGCCGGCGGCGCGACGCTCGCGGCCGACCCCGGGATCCGGCACCTCGTCGCGGAGGCGGCCCTCGCGCAGGACGCGCTCCTCCCGCAGCTCACGGCGCTCGCCGCCGACGTCGACCGCGGCGTCGACCACGGCGACCGCTGGGCGTCCCTCCTCGTCGGCGCCAAGGTCCGGGCGACCCGCACGGCGGCCGAGGTCGTGCAGCGCGCGGTCGCGGTCGCGGGCGGCGGATCCTTCCAAACGGGCGACGAGCTCGGCCGCCTGTACCGGGACGTGCTCGCCGGCGGCTTCCACCCCTCGAGCGACCGGCAGACCGCGGAGACCATCGCGACCACGCTGCTCGGACCGGTCCCGCGCACGTCCTGA
- a CDS encoding MFS transporter, which yields MRSFRRAGSALTPEPGDGAMPDARGPVRAPRAPRAKLPRDVLVLGIIAFFVMVGFGVVVPVLPVYAESFGVGSFEVGAVISAFALMRFVMSPFVARLIDWSGERTVLAVGIGIVAVSSGLAGLAQDYVQLLLLRGAGGIGSAMFSVAAMTLLLGSTEPTRRARAIGFYQGGFLIGGMAGPALGAVLAQISLTAPFFFYAATLAVASVIGLLLLRPRTREVQATGADEVVIPFGRVLRDPRYRAALLANLGNGWASMGVRSALIPLLVVAVIGADPSATGIAFACAAVVQALALAPAARFVDTRGRRPAIVGAYGVAGLLMIAIPFAPDMVVLTVLLCVYGAAASFMGTAPAAAVGDAAGARSGRPVAVFSMVSDLGAIVGPLVAGFLADAFSYPVAFATGAVLLLAASAYALLRMPRDERVAAPAAS from the coding sequence ATGCGGTCCTTCCGACGTGCGGGATCCGCACTCACCCCCGAGCCCGGCGACGGCGCCATGCCCGACGCCCGCGGCCCCGTGCGCGCACCCCGCGCCCCGCGCGCGAAGCTCCCGCGCGACGTGCTCGTCCTCGGCATCATCGCGTTCTTCGTGATGGTCGGCTTCGGCGTGGTCGTGCCCGTGCTGCCCGTCTACGCCGAGAGCTTCGGGGTCGGCAGCTTCGAGGTCGGCGCGGTCATCTCCGCGTTCGCGCTGATGCGCTTCGTGATGAGCCCGTTCGTCGCCCGCCTCATCGACTGGAGCGGGGAGCGCACGGTGCTCGCGGTGGGCATCGGGATCGTCGCCGTCTCCTCGGGCCTCGCGGGCCTCGCGCAGGACTACGTGCAGCTCCTCCTCCTCCGCGGCGCCGGCGGCATCGGGTCGGCGATGTTCTCGGTGGCGGCGATGACGCTGCTGCTCGGCTCCACGGAGCCCACGCGACGCGCCCGCGCGATCGGCTTCTACCAGGGCGGCTTCCTCATCGGCGGTATGGCCGGCCCCGCGCTCGGCGCCGTGCTCGCGCAGATCTCGCTCACCGCTCCCTTCTTCTTCTACGCGGCCACGCTCGCGGTGGCCAGCGTCATCGGCCTGCTGCTCCTCCGGCCGCGCACGCGCGAGGTGCAGGCCACCGGCGCCGACGAGGTCGTGATCCCGTTCGGCCGCGTGCTGCGCGACCCGCGCTACCGCGCGGCGCTGCTCGCGAACCTCGGCAACGGGTGGGCGTCGATGGGCGTCCGCAGCGCGCTGATCCCGCTGCTCGTCGTCGCCGTGATCGGCGCGGATCCGTCGGCCACCGGCATCGCGTTCGCGTGCGCCGCCGTGGTGCAGGCGCTCGCGCTCGCGCCCGCCGCGCGCTTCGTGGACACGCGCGGTCGCCGGCCCGCGATCGTCGGCGCGTACGGGGTCGCCGGGCTGCTGATGATCGCGATCCCGTTCGCGCCCGACATGGTCGTGCTCACCGTGCTGCTCTGCGTCTACGGCGCGGCCGCGTCGTTCATGGGCACGGCCCCGGCCGCTGCGGTCGGCGACGCGGCGGGAGCCCGCAGCGGACGACCCGTCGCGGTGTTCTCGATGGTGTCGGACCTCGGCGCCATCGTCGGCCCGCTGGTCGCGGGCTTCCTCGCGGACGCGTTCTCGTACCCGGTCGCCTTCGCCACGGGCGCCGTGCTCCTGCTCGCCGCCTCCGCCTACGCGCTGCTGCGGATGCCGCGGGACGAGCGCGTGGCGGCCCCCGCCGCGAGCTGA
- a CDS encoding VOC family protein, translated as MPDLLSAATTMGPVTLLVGDLDRMTAYYRDAVGLEQLDEGAESTTLGRGGVPAVVLEPARGHDLPSPGNAGLFHTAVLFDEPAALARSVASVARRAPGTYTGSADHLVSRAFYFTDPEGNGVELYTDRPRDEWTWQDGHVVMDSLRLDPNAFLRDELAPVDDAASDAAGIGHVHLQVGDTETASAFYVDTLGFELVAGWHGSAIFVSAGGYHHHMAMNTWNSRGAGRRPATLGLGTVRIEVPTRDEVEAVDARLRSAGVATRDDGRALAFEDPWGNALVLSAS; from the coding sequence ATGCCCGACCTGCTCTCCGCCGCCACGACCATGGGCCCCGTGACCCTGCTGGTCGGCGACCTCGACCGCATGACCGCCTACTACCGCGACGCCGTCGGGCTCGAGCAGCTCGACGAGGGTGCCGAGTCCACGACGCTCGGACGCGGTGGCGTCCCCGCCGTCGTCCTCGAGCCCGCGCGCGGCCACGACCTCCCGAGCCCGGGGAACGCGGGCCTCTTCCACACCGCCGTGCTCTTCGACGAGCCCGCCGCGCTCGCCCGCTCCGTCGCCTCGGTCGCCCGGCGTGCGCCCGGCACCTACACCGGCAGCGCCGACCACCTCGTCAGCCGCGCCTTCTACTTCACCGACCCCGAGGGCAACGGCGTCGAGCTCTACACCGACCGTCCCCGCGACGAGTGGACGTGGCAGGACGGCCACGTCGTCATGGACAGCCTGCGGCTCGACCCGAACGCGTTCCTCCGCGACGAGCTCGCGCCGGTCGACGACGCCGCGTCCGACGCGGCGGGGATCGGCCACGTGCACCTGCAGGTGGGCGACACGGAGACGGCGTCCGCGTTCTACGTCGACACCCTGGGCTTCGAGCTCGTGGCCGGCTGGCACGGATCCGCGATCTTCGTCTCCGCGGGCGGGTACCACCATCACATGGCGATGAACACCTGGAACAGCCGGGGCGCCGGGCGACGGCCCGCGACGCTCGGCCTCGGCACGGTGCGCATCGAGGTGCCGACGCGCGACGAGGTCGAGGCGGTGGACGCGCGCCTCCGGTCGGCGGGCGTCGCCACGCGCGACGACGGCCGTGCGCTCGCCTTCGAGGACCCGTGGGGCAACGCCCTGGTGCTGTCCGCCTCCTGA